TTTACACTCGTTGAACTCATAGTAGTGATAACAATCCTATCGATTCTTTGAACGATAGGATTTATTAGTCTTCAGTGATTTGCTGTTTCAGCAAGAGACAGTGCTCGATTAAGCGATATAAATACTATTTCGCGAGGTTTAGAATATTATCAACTCGAAACGGGAAGGTATCCAGATCCTGATGATAGTGTTGAGTTCTCAAATAATTGAAATGTTCTTTGGATTCAGTGAACATTTTGAGAAGAAGCTAAAAATACAGTTCAAAGGGTCTCTGAGATTCCTCTTGACCCTGTTTATAAAACACAGTACCAATATGCTGTGACTCAAACAAGGAGAGAATTTGAACTAGCTGCTCTCATGGAAAAACAGAGCATATTTTGAGTTGAGTCTTCCATTTTTACTCAAATTCATGCAGACAACCCATTTTCTGTATATAGTAGTTGAAACTATAATAAAAAATATATATCAGATATCCAAAATGGTAATATTCAGATTTTTTGAGTTCCTACTTTGATCACAAATACGAATCAAGCTACTGATATCTCTTCACTTATATCCCAAAATAATTTTTCACTTCCAGGATGAAATAATCTTCCTGCAGTATATGCAGGTAAATTAAAATGAGAAAATTCACATACTTGAACCGTTAATTTTATTCCTGGAAGTGTTTCTTGATATACAATTCCACTCGTTTACTCTTGAAGCTTACAGTGACTCTCATGAATCGGTGGAAAAGTTAGTTTTTGAACGAATTTGCGAGATTATTATGTTGATTCTAATGCATCTAGCATTAATGATTATAATAGTTTTAGAACGTATAACACTCAATCAAAGATAGTTTGATTTGTAAATTCACTCATTCAATCTGAAAAATGATGACTCAATACTGATTTAATCACTATTTCTGAAATTATAGATGTCAGTTCTGTTGTAGAAGCTAGTTATCCAGCGAATACCTTTGTGTCAATTTGGGATTCCTTATGAACCTCAACTCTCACAATTCCAGTTGCTGGTTGAGGAGCAAATTATAATTTATATTATGAAAAAATCACTGATAAAACTCAGACATGAAGTTTGACTTGACTTACAGCAGCTGCAAATATCAACCTCCCAAGTCCTTGAAAATATAGAATTGAAATTACGTGAAATATGCCTCAGCATCTTTGTAATTCAAACGTAGCTTGTGAAAAAATTGAATCGGTTATCCAATGGTGAAATGTCTGATGGACATCTGCGTGATCATCATTTTTTTGAGCAACGAACCTTCTGAGTGTTCCAAACAATACCATCTGACTTGAGTCGGTTACTAACATGTCTCAAATGTTTAGAAATGCTTCCAGTCTCAACTCAAACTTATCTGCGTGGAATCTATGAAGTGTTACTAATACCTCAAATATGTTTTTTTGAGCAACTGCGTTCAACTGAGATGTTTCCTGATGGAACATGTGAAGTGTCGTAAATATGTCTCAAATGTTTAGAGATGCAGCTAGTTTTAATTCCAGTTTATCTGCGTGGAATATTGCAAATGCTACGAATACTTCATGAATGTTTTTTGCTGCAAGTAACTTTAACTCTGATTTATCCTCTTGGAATCTTACCAACGTTACAAATACTAGTCAGATGTTTAGAAATGCTGTTACATTCACTTCTGATCTCTCAAATTGGAATGTATCTAATGTTACAAATATGTCTTACATGTTTAATGGAACTACACTCTTCACTTCTGATTTATCATCGTGGAATGTTTGAAAGGTTACTAATATGCTTCAAATGTTCAGATCAGCCAACAATTTTAACTCCAATCTCTCAACTTGGAATGTTATAAATGTGACCAATATGTATCAAATGTTTTTCGCAGCAGTAGCGTTTAGCTCTGATTTATCATCGTGGAATGTTAGCAAAGTTACTTCAATGCAGCA
This genomic interval from Candidatus Gracilibacteria bacterium contains the following:
- a CDS encoding BspA family leucine-rich repeat surface protein, which codes for MLYNIKIQAFTLVELIVVITILSILGTIGFISLQGFAVSARDSARLSDINTISRGLEYYQLETGRYPDPDDSVEFSNNGNVLWIQGTFGEEAKNTVQRVSEIPLDPVYKTQYQYAVTQTRREFELAALMEKQSIFGVESSIFTQIHADNPFSVYSSGNYNKKYISDIQNGNIQIFGVPTLITNTNQATDISSLISQNNFSLPGGNNLPAVYAGKLKGENSHTGTVNFIPGSVSGYTIPLVYSGSLQGLSGIGGKVSFGTNLRDYYVDSNASSINDYNSFRTYNTQSKIVGFVNSLIQSEKGGLNTDLITISEIIDVSSVVEASYPANTFVSIWDSLGTSTLTIPVAGGGANYNLYYEKITDKTQTGSLTGLTAAANINLPSPGKYRIEITGNMPQHLCNSNVACEKIESVIQWGNVGWTSAGSSFFGATNLLSVPNNTIGLESVTNMSQMFRNASSLNSNLSAWNLGSVTNTSNMFFGATAFNGDVSGWNMGSVVNMSQMFRDAASFNSSLSAWNIANATNTSGMFFAASNFNSDLSSWNLTNVTNTSQMFRNAVTFTSDLSNWNVSNVTNMSYMFNGTTLFTSDLSSWNVGKVTNMLQMFRSANNFNSNLSTWNVINVTNMYQMFFAAVAFSSDLSSWNVSKVTSMQQMFRGATIFSSNLSGWNVAATDVANNYDFDYNTSGLTADQYPIW